One window from the genome of Spirosoma rhododendri encodes:
- a CDS encoding DUF4403 family protein has translation MAPRRSALNKYRAGLLSLLLMGWLAGCQSASQLDPKAPKEAYKFTEMDIRSERHLSTVHVPVSISLNDVQRQINAQVNGLIYEDNSPDDNNGDKFLTKVWKRGTILVSAQDSLFHFTVPLRIWVRAGVSVLGFTQYKETEFELDLRFRSKFDLDPDWSVHTQTQPDGYAWVRRPTISVIGLNIPITNLVSGMIDKNLGTITQSIDQQVRKNVDLKTPVLRAWNLLREPYLISEAYRTYLQVVPKRVLITPLRFDNNVIRSTIGIEGFTLTTTGNRPDVRPAVSLPDLTVVKQVKDDFRIGLLSEVSYPEAARLAAENFVGKTFPLTGGYSITLTSIDLYGQNENLIIKAGLSGTIKGDIYLRGRPYYDPQTQTISLQNLAYDLDTRNILQRSASWLLQGTFAKTLQQQLTIPVGSQITDVQQQLQARLRNNALAKGVTINGTIDHIQPDQVYLTPTGMLAVVNATGRIDVKVDGLQ, from the coding sequence GCTGATGGGTTGGCTGGCAGGCTGTCAGTCGGCCAGTCAACTGGACCCCAAAGCCCCCAAAGAAGCGTACAAATTCACCGAAATGGACATTCGCAGCGAGCGTCATCTATCCACCGTTCATGTTCCCGTATCGATCTCGCTCAACGACGTGCAGCGTCAGATAAACGCGCAGGTCAACGGGCTGATTTATGAAGACAACAGCCCTGATGACAACAACGGCGATAAGTTTCTGACGAAGGTATGGAAGCGTGGCACCATCCTCGTATCGGCGCAGGACAGCCTGTTTCACTTCACCGTGCCGCTGCGTATCTGGGTCCGGGCGGGCGTGTCGGTGCTGGGGTTCACGCAGTACAAGGAAACCGAATTTGAACTCGACCTGCGCTTCAGAAGCAAGTTCGACCTCGACCCCGACTGGTCGGTACACACCCAGACACAACCCGACGGTTACGCCTGGGTGCGCCGACCCACGATCAGCGTAATTGGGCTGAATATTCCGATTACCAACCTTGTCAGCGGGATGATCGACAAGAATCTGGGCACGATCACGCAGTCGATCGATCAGCAGGTGCGCAAAAACGTTGATTTGAAAACGCCGGTGCTGCGGGCCTGGAACCTGTTGCGCGAGCCGTACCTGATTTCAGAGGCTTACCGGACGTATTTGCAGGTCGTGCCGAAGCGGGTGCTGATAACGCCCCTGCGCTTCGACAACAACGTGATTCGCTCGACCATCGGCATCGAAGGCTTTACGCTGACCACTACCGGCAACCGCCCCGACGTGCGCCCGGCGGTGTCGCTACCCGACCTGACGGTGGTGAAGCAGGTGAAAGATGACTTCCGGATTGGGCTGCTCAGCGAAGTCAGCTACCCCGAAGCGGCCCGGCTGGCAGCGGAAAACTTCGTCGGCAAAACCTTCCCCTTGACGGGTGGCTACAGCATCACGCTAACCAGTATCGACCTCTACGGACAAAACGAAAACCTGATTATTAAAGCCGGGCTGTCGGGCACGATCAAAGGCGACATCTACCTGCGTGGTCGACCGTACTACGACCCGCAGACGCAAACGATTTCGCTGCAAAATCTGGCCTATGATCTTGATACGCGCAACATCCTGCAACGGTCGGCAAGCTGGCTCTTGCAGGGGACGTTCGCCAAAACGCTTCAGCAGCAGCTGACGATTCCGGTAGGCTCACAGATTACGGATGTTCAGCAGCAGCTACAGGCCCGGCTCCGCAATAATGCGCTGGCGAAGGGCGTCACGATCAACGGTACCATCGACCATATTCAGCCCGATCAGGTCTACCTGACGCCCACCGGCATGCTCGCCGTCGTCAACGCCACCGGCCGGATTGACGTGAAGGTGGATGGGTTGCAATAG
- a CDS encoding DUF2278 family protein, with the protein MALDNYHLFAGRYDRGLMAPDANHFEIKLNTAGDFFRVAVNVRSQDGSTLLTYVNDDYQHELCARLLAAFPADGVYNINDPAKRQQFGLDFLRRNMIGDFSRMALLPNNAPGLDNDLEEKLTQALDKSKADPNARIFVFGERWPGTTNKDKYFPEIKDQGIHDIHMNQGNPPGKFEKDNGVFQDGGILIHYPALNRWTAILLAFQTQFNTLNPPTLHTDDKTGKRISGTEPGGSTPVDGNVVIAAALVNPRGNEAGNEKVILLNTTDSPVSLTGWKLVDRQQQAFVIGNVTAPAAGTVEVRIPASSSFQLSNNGGTITLLDSTGLKTSGVRYTKQQASLEGRLVRF; encoded by the coding sequence ATGGCACTCGATAATTATCACCTGTTTGCTGGCCGCTACGACCGTGGCCTGATGGCTCCCGACGCCAATCACTTTGAAATAAAACTCAACACTGCTGGCGATTTCTTCCGGGTGGCCGTCAACGTTCGGTCGCAGGACGGGTCGACGCTCCTGACGTACGTGAATGACGATTACCAGCACGAACTCTGCGCCCGCCTGCTGGCCGCATTTCCTGCCGACGGTGTCTACAACATAAACGATCCAGCAAAACGACAGCAGTTCGGTCTGGACTTCCTCCGGCGCAACATGATCGGCGATTTCAGCCGGATGGCACTGCTGCCCAATAACGCGCCCGGCCTCGACAACGATCTGGAAGAAAAGCTGACGCAGGCCCTCGACAAGTCGAAAGCCGACCCCAACGCCCGGATTTTCGTGTTTGGCGAACGGTGGCCCGGCACGACCAACAAAGACAAGTATTTCCCTGAAATTAAGGATCAGGGTATCCACGACATTCACATGAATCAGGGCAACCCGCCGGGCAAGTTTGAGAAAGACAACGGCGTTTTTCAGGACGGCGGCATCCTGATTCACTACCCGGCTCTGAACCGCTGGACGGCTATTCTGCTGGCGTTCCAGACCCAGTTCAACACGCTCAACCCGCCCACGCTGCACACCGACGACAAGACCGGCAAACGTATTTCAGGCACGGAGCCCGGCGGCAGTACACCCGTCGACGGGAACGTCGTCATCGCTGCGGCTCTGGTTAACCCAAGAGGCAACGAAGCGGGTAACGAGAAGGTGATTCTGCTCAACACGACGGATTCACCCGTCTCGCTAACTGGCTGGAAACTGGTCGACCGGCAGCAGCAGGCGTTCGTTATCGGCAACGTCACCGCTCCGGCGGCCGGAACGGTTGAGGTGCGGATTCCAGCCAGCAGTTCGTTCCAGCTATCGAATAATGGCGGCACGATCACGCTTCTGGATAGTACCGGTCTGAAAACCAGTGGCGTTCGCTACACCAAGCAGCAGGCCAGCCTGGAAGGACGGCTGGTACGGTTTTAG